A window of Cryptomeria japonica chromosome 3, Sugi_1.0, whole genome shotgun sequence contains these coding sequences:
- the LOC131068403 gene encoding endoribonuclease Dicer homolog 1-like — protein MKEGLDDECLEEKINQIFCNSEHEILYDNLDELEVVLNYKFQRRSLLEEALTHSSVFMNFSFQLELLGLQECQISRHLRSRGFKSYERLEFVGDAILGQLIAVYLYYTYPDMEPGTLTRLRSVNVRNETLGRVAIKHGFSKYLRCRCDLKKNIDEFIEIAYNEPKYHSSNQAKTPKMLADIVESIAGAVFVDCGNSVDKVWEVFEPLLQPLAGPETLEEHPVAELQEFCQREKKHIEYKSDKVDDVLVCVDVFIDGQLMGTGKNAVKKLAKREAARNAFLNLKEEKKSSSLTV, from the exons ATGAAAGAAGGATTGGATGATGAATgcttggaagaaaaaataaatcaaatattttgcAATTCAGAACATGAAATTCTTTATGATAATTTGGATGAATTGGAAGTGGTTTTGAATTACAAATTCCAGAGAAGAAGTCTTCTTGAAGAAGCTCTAACTCATTCCTCAGTATTTATGAATTTTTCATTCCAACTAGAATTGTTGGGTTTGCAAGAGTGTCAGATCTCTCGCCATCTGAGAAGTAGAGGCTTCAAATCATATGAACGATTGGAGTTTGTGGGGGACGCCATTTTGGGTCAGTTGATTGCGGTTTATCTATACTACACTTACCCAGACATGGAACCAGGCACCTTGACCCGTTTGCGTTCTGTAAATGTTCGAAATGAAACATTGGGTCGTGTGGCGATCAAGCATGGATTTTCTAAGTACCTTCGTTGCCGATGtgatttgaaaaaaaat ATTGATGAGTTCATCGAGATTGCATATAATGAACCAAAGTATCATAGCTCTAATCAGGCAAAAACTCCAAAAATGCTTGCTGATATAGTTGAATCCATCGCGGGTGCAGTCTTTGTAGATTGTGGAAATTCTGTTGACAAAGTTTGGGAG GTATTTGAACCATTGTTGCAACCATTAGCTGGTCCAGAGACACTTGAGGAGCACCCAGTTGCAGAGCTTCAGGAGTTTTGTCAAAGGGAGAAAAAACATATTGAATATAAAAGTGATAAAGTGGACGATGTTTTGGTTTGTGTGGATGTATTTATCGATGGGCAGTTAATGGGAACTGGGAAAAATGCAGTAAAGAAACTGGCAAAGAGAGAAGCCGCTAGAAATGCCTTTCTCAAtttaaaagaagagaaaaaatcatCTTCTCTAACTGTTTAA